The genome window GCATTTTCCACAATTGAGCCATGGTTCAGATAATTGTCCTTGTGCATCACAGCGTCGTAAATATCAGGCTCTTTGTTTGGGTTGATATCAATCATTTTTGCATAGCATCCAAATTCAAAGTTGGCGATACCATGATCGCTCCATCCATGCTCGTCGTCGCCAAGCAAAGCGCGCGACGGATCGGCAGAAAGGGTGGTTTTTCCTGTTCCCGAAAGGCCTAACAACAGCGCTGAGTCCCCATTCGGACCTTCGTTTGCAGAGCAGTGAAGCGGCAAAATTCCTTCAAAAGGCAGCAGGTAATTCATTACGGTGAAAATCATCTTTTTCATGCTTCCCATGTAGGCCGAGCCGATTACAATCCCTACGCGGCGATCGAAGTCGATGGCTACCGCCATATTTGAGGTTTTTCCGTTCTCAAGCGTTCTGAGTCTTCCTTTGTACCTGTCCGGATCAAGCTTCCTGTAAGGGATGCAGATGAGTTCAAACCCGTTATCGCAAAAAATACTTTTGCTAATGTCTGCAGGGATCGGGCGGAACATATTATCAACAAAGAGGGCATGCAAAGCGCGGGTAGTGACCACTTTAACGGGTAGAGCATACCTGCTGTCGGCGCCGGCCACGCGGTCGATAACATAAGTTTCCGGATGCCCCTTCAAAAAATTTAACGCATCCTCAAAAAGCATATCGAACGTTTCCTCGTCGATGGGTATGTTATTTGGAGAGGTCCAATCGATGGTATTTTCGCTTGACTTACGTCGAACCGACACTGTGTCTTTGGGCGAACGGCCTGTGGATTCTTCCGGGGTCCACATCGCCAGTGCCCCTGAATGTGAAACGATTGCCTCGCGGTTTTCAACAGCCATCCTGATCATCTCACTGCGCGCTATGTTTCTGAAAACATTACCGTGAGCCTCAACCGTTGCGTGGAGTTTTTCCTTCAAATTGTTGTTCATGTTCTTTACAAGTTTGAAAAATGAATATAAATTATTGAAATTATTTAATGTGTTTTCTACTTAGTAATGGGGTTGCAAATGTCCTATTTTTCGTTCATCTGTATTTAGAAATCACAAAAAAAAGAGCAAACAGACAAAAGGAAAAAGAGTTCATAAAGTACTTGAGGTTCTTTAAGTAGTGCCAGCAAGAAAACTCTAAATGTTGAAAATCAATGAGTGCCCCAACCCTAAAGGGAGCATTGATTTTCAACGATTTACTCCCTTTAGGGTGGGGTAGATAAATCGTTGAAAATCAAATTTGATGAGTTTTCTTGCTGGTAATGAGTACATTAAAAGTATAAAGAACTTTGTTTTAAAAATGATCACAACGTGGGTTATCTTCTATCTTGAATGATAAAAATTTGATTTTACTCCTCGCCTTTACCGTGGCAATGCTTGTATTTTTTACCGCTGCCGCAGGGGCACTGTTCATTGCGTCCGACTTTTTTCTCCACCTTAACAGGCTGAGGTTTTTGCCTTTGCTGTGTTTGACTGTTCGCCTGCGACAGAAGATCGTCACGGCTTTCCTGGAGTCTGCGTCTGTCGGCACGATGAGCAATGTGTGCTTCACGAACAGTACCCGGGTCCTGAGTTGGCAAGTCGCCTTTGATGAGGAAAGAGGTGATCTCGCGGTTGATTTTTTGTATCATCCGTTTGAACAACTGGAAAGATTCAAATTTGTAAATCAAAAGCGGGTCTTTTTGCTCGTAAGTAGCCGCCTGCACTGATTGTTTCAGTTCGTCCATTTCGCGCAGGTGTTCTTTCCAGGCCTCGTCAATCATGCCAAGCGTCACGCTTTTCTCAAAGGCAAGATTGATTTCCCGCCCACCATTTTCGTAGGCTTTCTTCAGGTTAACAATGATCTGGCGGGTTTTCAGCCCGTCGGTGATGGGGATGGCAATATTTTCGTAGGTAGTATTGTTTTCATAAACATCTTTGATCACCGGTGCAGCTTTCTCACCTATAGCTTTCATTTTCAGTTTGTACGACTGATACACCTTTTCGTATAGCTTCTCAGTCATCTCATCTTTTGATCCCTGCAGGAACTCTTTCTCGTTCATAGGCGCTGAGATGGCCATGTCTTTAAGCACTTCCAGCCGGAAACCCTCAAAGTCGCCTGTTTCCTGATAATCTGAAACAATCTGATCGCACAGGTCGTACATCATGTTCGAGATGTCCACCTCCAAACGTTCACCAAAGAGGGCGTTGCGGCGGCGACGATAGATGACTTCACGCTGCTGGTTCATCACATCGTCATACTCGAGCAACCGTTTCCGAATGCCAAAGTTGTTCTCTTCAACTTTTTTCTGCGCCCGTTCGATGGATTTGGTAATCATCGAGTGCTGAATTTCTTCCCCATCTTTGATCCCCATCCTGTCCATGATTTTGGATATTCGCTCTGATCCAAACATGCGCATGAGGTCATCTTCAAGCGAAACGAAGAATTGTGAACTGCCGGGGTCGCCCTGTCGTCCTGAACGACCGCGCAACTGCCGGTCAACACGCCTCGACTCATGCCTTTCCGTACCAATAATGGCAAGCCCTCCTGCATCTTTAACTCCCTGTCCCAGCTTGATATCTGTTCCACGACCAGCCATGTTGGTGGCAATGGTCACCCTGCCCGGCTTACCGGCTTCTGCTACAATGTCTGCTTCTTTCTGATGAAGTTTGGCATTGAGTACATTGTGAGGAATGTGCTGACGGGTTAACATCCTGCTTAGCAATTCTGACGTTTCCACCGAGGTAGTACCTACAAGAACAGGACGTTTCTTTTCAACTAATTTTTCAATATCGGTAATTACTGCATTAAACTTCTCCCGCTTGGTCTTGTAAACCAGGTCTTCGCGGTCATCGCGGACAATTGGCCTATTTGTTGGGATTACCACCACATCCAGCTTATAGATATCCCAAAGTTCGCCTGCTTCCGTTTCAGCAGTTCCGGTCATACCGGCGAGCTTTTTGTACATTCTGAAATAGTTCTGAAGCGTGATCGTCGCGTAAGTCTGGGTAGCAGCTTCGATCTTAACATTTTCTTTGGCTTCGATGGCCTGATGCAGTCCATCGGAATAGCGCCTTCCTTCGAGGATACGACCGGTTTGCTCATCAACAATTTTCACTTTGTTGTCCATCACCACGTATTCAACATCCTTTTCAAACATCGAATACGCTCTTAACAACTGGTTTACAGTGTGTATCCTTTCTGACTTCACGGAGAATTCGCGGATCAAATCATTGCGTTTCTCCAGTTTTTTATCTTCCGGCAGGTTGGTTTTATCAAGGTCTGCCAGTTCAGCGCCTAAGTCAGGAATGATGAAAAAGGAGGGGTCGTTATAAGAAGAACTTAGCAGATCGTGACCGTTTTCAGTAAGTTCGATGGAGTTACTTTTTTCATCAATCACAAAATAGAGCGGATCATTAATAATATGCATGTGTTTGTTCTGCTCCTGCATGTAAAAGCTTTCGGTTTTGGTCATCAGCGATTTCATGCCAGGCTCGCTAAGGAACTTAATCAGCGCTTTGGTTTTGGGTAACCCGTGGTGGGCTCTCAACAGGTATTCGCCTCCTTTTTTCTGGTTGTCGTCGCTCACATTATCCGCCGTAAGAATTTGCTTGGCATCAGCCAGTAATTTTGTAACGAGGTTACGCTGAGCATTGTAAAGCCTGGCTACATTGTCCTTCATTTCTTCGAACAACTGATTCTCGCCTTTTGCTGTAGGTCCAGATATAATAAGAGGTGTACGGGCATCGTCAATTAATACGGAGTCCACCTCATCCACAATAGCATAGTTATGGGGGCGTTGCACAAGTTCCGCAGGATTACCTGTCATGTTGTCGCGCAGGTAATCAAAGCCAAATTCGTTATTTGTACCGTAGGTGATGTCGGCTAAATACGCTTTTCTCCTTGATTCGGAATTGGGCTCATGCTTGTCAATACAATCCACTTTTAGCCCATGAAACATATAGAGCATACCCATCCATTCCGAGTCACGCTTTGCCAGGTAGTCATTGACTGTAACCAGGTGAACCCCTTTGCCGGGTAAAGCATTGAGGTACATAGGGAGGGTAGCGACAAGTGTTTTTCCTTCACCGGTGGCCATTTCAGCGATCTTACCCTGATGTAGTACAACGCCACCAATCAACTGGACATCGTAATGCACCATATCCCAGGTAATCAGATTACCTCCGGCCATCCATTGGTTCTTATAATGTGCTTTATCACCTACAATATTAACATGGTCATAGCGCGCTGCCAGGTCCCGGTCAAACTGTGTGGCTGTAACAACAACTTCATCATTCTCCTTGAACCTTTTAGCGGTTTCTTTGATGACGGAAAAAGCTTCAGGAAGAATCTGGTTGAGAATGTCCTGGGTTTTTTCATAAGAGGTCTTTTCTAACCTGTCAATCTCATTATAAAGTTTCTCCTTCTCATCCATTGGCAGATCAATCTCAGCCTCTATGCGTTTTCTTATTTCGACAATTTTATTTTCTTCATCGGCAATGTGGGTAGCAATTTGTTGTCTGAAACTAAAGGTTTTCGCACGTAACTCATCGTTTGAGAGGGTTTTGATGGTTTCGTAGGCGGTAAGGATTTCATTCAATAAAGGATCAATCTCCTTCATGTCTTTATCGGCTTTCGTTCCGAAAAGTTGCTTTATTATTTTACCTAGCATAAATTCGAAGTTTAATTAATAAACGGCCATCAATCAACAATAATGCCCTTACTTCATTCACTCAGCGTTCAGTGGCATTATGTCATGATGACGTTTTTAAGGCCACAAAAGTAATTCAAAATATCGAAAGGGTAGGGGAGTAAGTTAGGTAGTGCTTGGATTCCCTTATGTTTGAGAGAAAATTGGTGAAGTACAGTTTAAGTCAATTTTAAACCCTCGGGGATAAATTGCTCCGGATTGCCACCATGACGAAGAATATCGCGGACTACAGATGAATTTAAAGCAGTATATTCAGGTAGGGTGAGAAGAAATATGGTTTCTATTTCAGGATGCAACTGTTTGTTTACCTGTGCGATAGAGCGTTCAAACTCAAAATCTGCCGAGGTGCGAAGCCCCCTCAGTATGTATTGAGCTCCAACCTGTTTGCAGTAGTCAACTGTCAGTCCGGAATATTCCTCAACGACAATTGAAGGATAATCTTTAAAAACAGTTTTGAGAAATTCAAGTCTTTTGTGAATCGGAAAATACACCTTTTTATCCTGGTTCTGGCCAATGGCAACAATTATTTTGTCGAAAAGGGGCACAGCCCGCCGGATAATGTCTTCATGTCCTTTTGTAATGGGATCGAAAGACCCGGGAAATACGGCAATTTTGATCATTGTGTTTTTTTCGCAAAAATAGATGAATTTTTACTTCAACTATTGAATCATCAATTCCGGGAGGAGGCTTTGATATTTATTTTCATATTAAATGTCCAACTGATTAATTTTATGTACTTTTGTCGCGTTAATTTATTAAATATCAAATTTTTTATGAAAGAAGGTAAAGTAAAATTCTTCGATGAGACCAGAGGTTTTGGTTTTATCAAAGATTCAGAAACAAACGAAGAAATTTTCGTTCACGTTTCAGGTCTTGTTGACAGAATCAACGAAAACGATGATGTGTCATTTGAGATCAAACAAGGAAAAAAAGGATTAAACGCTGTTAATGTGAAACTTGCATAGTTTAAATAAATAGTAAAATCCGTTTGAAAGAGGCCTCACGCAAGTGGGGCTTTTTTTATGCGCTGATACAGGTTTAAAATTTATTTCTATTTTTGGAATCTATTACAAGTTCATTATTTCATTGTTGTTAAATCCTGACTTGCTGCTAATCCTAATCCATTAACTAATTCTTTTATCATGAAGTTTTTCTACATCATCCTCGTCCTTATGACAATTGCATGGTCTATCCCTGCCAAATCTCAGGTTGTGATCAATGAATACTCGGCTTCCAATCTCAATCAGTTTGTTGATAATTATCAGGAATATGAAGACTGGTTCGAATTGTACAACCCAAATACGTGGTCAGTAAATATTGGAGGCTACTTCTTAAGCGATCGGCCCGGGAATCCGATGAAATGGGAAATTCCAGCCAACACAACGCTGTCTGCAAATGGATTTTTAAAAATTTGGGCATCAGGTCGGAACCTGGTTTCTGGTTCAAATTATCATACCAATTTTAAATTACACCAAACCAAAGACAGCCCCGATCATATCATTTTGTCTGATCCGGAGGGAACAATTATTGACTCACTTCAATTGCAAATTACTCAATTAGGGCACTCAAGAGGAAGATCTACAAATGGTGGTGCATTATGGGT of Bacteroidales bacterium contains these proteins:
- the coaD gene encoding pantetheine-phosphate adenylyltransferase: MIKIAVFPGSFDPITKGHEDIIRRAVPLFDKIIVAIGQNQDKKVYFPIHKRLEFLKTVFKDYPSIVVEEYSGLTVDYCKQVGAQYILRGLRTSADFEFERSIAQVNKQLHPEIETIFLLTLPEYTALNSSVVRDILRHGGNPEQFIPEGLKLT
- a CDS encoding phosphoenolpyruvate carboxykinase (ATP), with the translated sequence MNNNLKEKLHATVEAHGNVFRNIARSEMIRMAVENREAIVSHSGALAMWTPEESTGRSPKDTVSVRRKSSENTIDWTSPNNIPIDEETFDMLFEDALNFLKGHPETYVIDRVAGADSRYALPVKVVTTRALHALFVDNMFRPIPADISKSIFCDNGFELICIPYRKLDPDRYKGRLRTLENGKTSNMAVAIDFDRRVGIVIGSAYMGSMKKMIFTVMNYLLPFEGILPLHCSANEGPNGDSALLLGLSGTGKTTLSADPSRALLGDDEHGWSDHGIANFEFGCYAKMIDINPNKEPDIYDAVMHKDNYLNHGSIVENAMIYPDGRFDFYDSRYTPNSRASYLLSYLKNIKESSVSGHPTTILFLTADAYGVLPPVSRLNEDEAMLWFLMGYTSKLAGTETGVTEPQATFSRFFGQPFMPGNPDVYAGMLGEKMKKFNTKVYLINTGWSGGAYGTGSRIDLTLTRKMVNAALSGELEKVEFERDKIFHLDVPKSCPGVPDEMLWPKNTWKDKEAYDKQAKMLAKKFSDAFDKNYGHKNIKESVVKVCPGK
- the secA gene encoding preprotein translocase subunit SecA, with protein sequence MLGKIIKQLFGTKADKDMKEIDPLLNEILTAYETIKTLSNDELRAKTFSFRQQIATHIADEENKIVEIRKRIEAEIDLPMDEKEKLYNEIDRLEKTSYEKTQDILNQILPEAFSVIKETAKRFKENDEVVVTATQFDRDLAARYDHVNIVGDKAHYKNQWMAGGNLITWDMVHYDVQLIGGVVLHQGKIAEMATGEGKTLVATLPMYLNALPGKGVHLVTVNDYLAKRDSEWMGMLYMFHGLKVDCIDKHEPNSESRRKAYLADITYGTNNEFGFDYLRDNMTGNPAELVQRPHNYAIVDEVDSVLIDDARTPLIISGPTAKGENQLFEEMKDNVARLYNAQRNLVTKLLADAKQILTADNVSDDNQKKGGEYLLRAHHGLPKTKALIKFLSEPGMKSLMTKTESFYMQEQNKHMHIINDPLYFVIDEKSNSIELTENGHDLLSSSYNDPSFFIIPDLGAELADLDKTNLPEDKKLEKRNDLIREFSVKSERIHTVNQLLRAYSMFEKDVEYVVMDNKVKIVDEQTGRILEGRRYSDGLHQAIEAKENVKIEAATQTYATITLQNYFRMYKKLAGMTGTAETEAGELWDIYKLDVVVIPTNRPIVRDDREDLVYKTKREKFNAVITDIEKLVEKKRPVLVGTTSVETSELLSRMLTRQHIPHNVLNAKLHQKEADIVAEAGKPGRVTIATNMAGRGTDIKLGQGVKDAGGLAIIGTERHESRRVDRQLRGRSGRQGDPGSSQFFVSLEDDLMRMFGSERISKIMDRMGIKDGEEIQHSMITKSIERAQKKVEENNFGIRKRLLEYDDVMNQQREVIYRRRRNALFGERLEVDISNMMYDLCDQIVSDYQETGDFEGFRLEVLKDMAISAPMNEKEFLQGSKDEMTEKLYEKVYQSYKLKMKAIGEKAAPVIKDVYENNTTYENIAIPITDGLKTRQIIVNLKKAYENGGREINLAFEKSVTLGMIDEAWKEHLREMDELKQSVQAATYEQKDPLLIYKFESFQLFKRMIQKINREITSFLIKGDLPTQDPGTVREAHIAHRADRRRLQESRDDLLSQANSQTQQRQKPQPVKVEKKVGRNEQCPCGSGKKYKHCHGKGEE
- a CDS encoding cold shock domain-containing protein, giving the protein MKEGKVKFFDETRGFGFIKDSETNEEIFVHVSGLVDRINENDDVSFEIKQGKKGLNAVNVKLA